Genomic segment of Serinicoccus hydrothermalis:
GCATACAGCTCCTCCAGGCCCGCGAGCTGCGGGGTGAGGCCGCACCGGCTGGCGGTGTTGACCACGAGCACCGCCCGCCCGGCGTAGGCGCCGAGGTCCTGCTGCTCGCCCGCGAGGGTCTCGGCGGTGAAGTCGTGCAGGCTCCTCACGCGCGCTGCTCGTCGTCGCCGAGAGCCGCCTTCCCGGCCTTGTCGGAGGCGGAGCGGATTTGGCTGGAGTACTTCCCCTTGGTCTGCCGGTCGGCGAAACCGGCAGCCTTGTCCAGGTAGGACCTGGTCTTCTCGGGGTTCTTGCGGGCGAAGCGGCGGGCCGCGTCGGCGGCGGCGCCGAGGGCGGCAATCTTGCGGAACGGCATTCGGGATCCTCTGCTCGACGGTGTCACGAACCTGTCACCTGCTCAACGCGCCAGCCAACCACACGTTCCCGCCCCCGT
This window contains:
- a CDS encoding antitoxin, producing MPFRKIAALGAAADAARRFARKNPEKTRSYLDKAAGFADRQTKGKYSSQIRSASDKAGKAALGDDEQRA